The nucleotide window GTTCTGTGAATTGAAGGAAAATCCGTTGCTGCTTGCGGATTGATATAAACTGACGAAGTGGTTGACCACGTCAGGGTAAGTGTAGTAAATGTAGGCGGCAACGGCATTGATTAGCTCAGCGTCTGTCCCTGGGTTCACCTGGACGTAGAGCATGTAACCGCCTCCGTTGTTTCCGGTCTGGCTGGTTATCCCTGACATCGCTTGCTCTACGGTAATTCCCAACTTTGCTGCAGCTGCTCTGACGGTCTCGTTCGGTCTAGCTTCAACCACAATGATGTTTCCTGGAGGGGTTGGCTCGCCCTGATCGAACCATTGGGCCTTTCTGCTGGCCGTGGCACCAGAGATGTTATCGAACATGTGCTGGATGAAGTTCACAGTGGATGTGGAGTACTCATTGATCCCCCAAAGGACTAGGGTGTCAGCTATGCTTATGTCCAACATGCTCGCTGTGTCCGTCCCATTCCCGTTCGTCGCTTCCAGTAATGCATCCTCAGTCAAGGAGAACGCTACCTGGTAATGGAACCTGACGAACGGAGTTGCTAAACCCATATGTAAGAACAGGCCTGGGGCCATGTTGCTGAAGACTCCGCCACCCTGCCCTCCTCCGTGGTCTGACCTTATGGCCATTACCTGGATTGCTGCTGGACCTACGGGATCGGGGTAGTTGAAGTTTTCGTTGTCTAGGTAGTACTTTGAAATAGTTGCAGCAACCTGAATTGCGTAACTCCAGGATATAGGTTGGAAGCTGTTGTTCCACCTCAGCATTGGAGTCTGGATCCTCGAATTATATATCGCGAACCCTGAAGCGACGTCAGAGAAGGGGCTCCAGTTTCTCTGCGCGTTCCTACCCCCTCTAGTTGAGTAAGTCCCCTCATTAACAGGGCACTCTGAGCTTGGGACCTCTAGTATGTACACGGGTTCCCAGGCACCAGTCTGAGTGTTGTACTTGACCGTCTTTGTTACCATCCCCTCTCCTATCCAGGGAGTACCGTAATTAGCCCCCAGAGGAATTACAGGGGAAGTGTAGTCTGCCTGGAAGTTCACTAGGTTCCTGTTAAAGACTTTGTCGTTCAAGTTATAGACAATAGCGTTCTGTCCCTTTTGTGGGTTACCCTCCTTATACACTGGGAAAACGAAAATGTCGTATCCGCAACCTACGTTACAGAACCTGCACGTGGCGTGATAGATCTCAGCGTCTGGAGGTGGTAGAGGTATCTTCTTATTTGGAACCGGACTTGGAGTAGTCTGACTACTACTGGACATATTCAACCATGTTAAAGAGAACCTTGACATTTAAAAAGATTAATATATATGTTTTCTTAAGCAGAATCACAAGTTTTTAAAGTTTGTTCTAAAAAAGATAAAAGAATTTTTTCCTGTTTAATCAAATGAGAGATATGTTCTTCATCAGCTTAAAGATGGCGTAAATCAAGACCAAGTTCATTACCACGAACATGGTAATGCCCACTGCTGGAAGTTGGGAGGGACCCCATGAGAGGAGGGGGAAGTCTTGGCTTGAATACTGTGGGTATCCCAGGATGAAGAAGATGCTCAACAAGGAGTCTCCAAGCATGTAGAGCGCCAGAGAAGTTACTTTGGTAGTTAAGTTCATTCTAGGGATATATGAGCCAGCTAAGACTCCGCCCAGGACTAGGGTGGCCTCGCAAATTAATCTATACGAGATGTAAGATCCAGCTAGGTCGAAGAAGAGCGGGACGTGCCAAAAAACGGCTAGGAATGAACCCAGCGAGAACGTTAGGACAGACCCCTTGAAGTATCTGTAACCTAAGAGGGAACCTGAGAGGAACATAGCGTAATGATCCAACATGAAGACAATGGGGTTTACGGACTGTAGGCTCTCCACCAATGGATTAACGAATAGGGCTATCAAGAGAAGGGACACAACGAGGTTAGTCGGACTCTTCTTAACTTCTCCTACATAAGATATCATGACTAAAAAAACTTTAAAATATAATAAAAAGTTTTTCCTTATTCCTTTGTTCACTGGAGTTTCTTGCTAGGTTTGTCTTCCTTACCTTGCGCCATTATCCCCGGGACTGAGGGGGGAGACGAAGATATCCCAGTCATTCCAGAGGTCTCCCAGAAAGCTGAGGTCTTTATGCCCAGTAAAGTCAGTAGGACGGGCAACCCATACATGAAGAAACTCGCTCCCATGATTACCGCGAATATTGTCATCCAGTCCATGTAATTTAAGAACCTAACAGGGTAGGCTACCCACCTCCTTATTAAACCTTCATACCCTGCGTAGCTCATTGTATATCCGAGGAGAAGAGCTCCAATAGTCCACATTATGACTCCCCCACTAACCATTCCAGATCCTAAACTAGACAGGGAGGCTCCGTTCATCTTGGACGAGAGCATATCCAAGAGCACTGCAATGTAACCTACTACAATAATCGTCCATATCATCAGGTGGAAGTGTCCCACTACGTAATACGTATTGTGAACCAGGACATTGAGGGGGTTAAGAGGAAGGATCAACGCCTGGAGACCGGCCAATATGAACCCTATCAAGGCAACGAGAGCAGATAGACCTATGGGGTTTTTCCATTCATATCCCCTCCCGGTCGCAATGGTCAATCCAAGGTTCAGGACAGTTAGCCCAGAACCAGCTGCAAGGACAAGGGTTGTGGGAGTTATGAATGCCCTCAGTACTGTAGGCAGAGGCCAGGTTTGCAAGTGATGGACCCACGCTAACATGCTGAAGGTAAACAGGAGGATGATGTTGTACCTTGCCCATTTTTCACTATATAGAGACCTCCCTGCGAATTTGGGTATGAAGTAGTATAGCCCTCCAAATATGGTAAAGGGAGCAAAATACACCACGGGATGTCCCCAGAACCAGAAAAGAACCACCCAAGTCAACGGATTCACTGGGACGGAGGCCCAAAAGTAAAGCACGTACCAAAACTCCGCAGCTGCTAGGGCGAACTCAGTGATGAATATGAGAGCTCCACCGAACGCCATTCCGTATGCCGCGAAGATGGGTATCTTCCCCTCCCTGGGTCTAGTCCTGTAACCGTCAGCGAACATGGTCACGGACGCAACGATGGCTCCCAACGCGTTTAGGAACATCATAAAGTACGCAAGTCCCACCAATTTTGTAGCTAGACTAGCTGGAAAAGATCCAAAGTATATCCAGCTTCCGAGCTGTAGAGATAGGGGAGGATACATGTACCAGCCTGTAGTTGGTCCGCCTACAAACGTTACAATCATGGGCAAGTTTATGAGGAAGAAGGCAAGCGTAAGGAGCTTGTTGTGTATCGTACTCATGTTGCTTTTGTAAAGTGAGTAGGCAAAAACTGATAGCGCTATGTCCTCCACTATCATCATCATGGCCGCTTGTCCGTGAAAAGTGACCAGGAAGTAATAGAGGGGCGCTACAGCGTATCCGCTGGCCTGGTTAACATGGGGGGAGAGTAATATGGTCCTGAACCATAGTGCAGCTATCCCCATTG belongs to Metallosphaera tengchongensis and includes:
- the soxB gene encoding proton pump complex quinol oxidase subunit SoxB, which produces MKLYPKTSLGISLLYTAGGLAWLAAMGIAALWFRTILLSPHVNQASGYAVAPLYYFLVTFHGQAAMMMIVEDIALSVFAYSLYKSNMSTIHNKLLTLAFFLINLPMIVTFVGGPTTGWYMYPPLSLQLGSWIYFGSFPASLATKLVGLAYFMMFLNALGAIVASVTMFADGYRTRPREGKIPIFAAYGMAFGGALIFITEFALAAAEFWYVLYFWASVPVNPLTWVVLFWFWGHPVVYFAPFTIFGGLYYFIPKFAGRSLYSEKWARYNIILLFTFSMLAWVHHLQTWPLPTVLRAFITPTTLVLAAGSGLTVLNLGLTIATGRGYEWKNPIGLSALVALIGFILAGLQALILPLNPLNVLVHNTYYVVGHFHLMIWTIIVVGYIAVLLDMLSSKMNGASLSSLGSGMVSGGVIMWTIGALLLGYTMSYAGYEGLIRRWVAYPVRFLNYMDWMTIFAVIMGASFFMYGLPVLLTLLGIKTSAFWETSGMTGISSSPPSVPGIMAQGKEDKPSKKLQ
- a CDS encoding DUF1404 domain-containing protein — protein: MISYVGEVKKSPTNLVVSLLLIALFVNPLVESLQSVNPIVFMLDHYAMFLSGSLLGYRYFKGSVLTFSLGSFLAVFWHVPLFFDLAGSYISYRLICEATLVLGGVLAGSYIPRMNLTTKVTSLALYMLGDSLLSIFFILGYPQYSSQDFPLLSWGPSQLPAVGITMFVVMNLVLIYAIFKLMKNISLI